From the genome of Thermococcus chitonophagus, one region includes:
- a CDS encoding AAA family ATPase, with protein sequence MILKRITMKNFLSHKDTKIDFPLGVTVFIGPNGAGKTSIIDAIFVALFNTPPRGDKFDDIIYRGEREAKIELEFEEGGIPYKIVWRRKKGRSSPTYELYRLDRNMLIAHGVKAVKKEVENIIGIEKDSAVNSILIRQGEITSLLDQAPAKRKEIIGKLLGLDRLETAWKTMNEVINYFKEELREYEEYEFEYSYKTKELQQKTEELQRLSREIETLKKQIVTLEEKLENMQQIKDSLENKKKRYEELTKDIVILQVKIKQTKEKVEKLKSELAEAEKAKELAEKLESEVKKLSLLEQLKDILAKLDSLNQQKEALERELDKINRLEQEIRDTEDKYRQYVEIEEKIKEIEDEVSILQPKRQDKVQIEETIKRVEDQIKALNEEFQQVLTELNKYKIELSAIPKEYEAKTPAEIDSEIAGEKAKIEQLKKEIERQIRELEKAKSAKEEAEKLKPLVDLLEKLKQLWEIRSKIDSLSKDLEHLNRILQDINEKKSELEKSRDGYEEYLLLEKEIESLEKQKSELLSYRSEVQKLQAMIDEKKKQLQILQGDANKLEAEIKMYLNEITPEAKQQKITEIQQQIKQLKGELLQKRNKIAEFKSRIKEIEEYLNILGDANECPVCHQKLTPEHRQKVKDEFSAEKAEKEKMIQQLESETLTLEEEIEKLEDLLITIEKLDVKRYLEYQKKIQEISTELKKLEEKLSQAEEKVNMLKHLEEVLLQKLQRKKEVEPDYWGYLSAEEELKSLLKKYPEEKIKEQYKGIEEELAEYHQKESALIEAIGQLPENLESEIKALEEKKEQFIQLKTKAQRIPIIEDDISKLKQEIHEIETWKIPMLLAIKKLLLEKALRELNEDISRLNEKLKLILKDIEHLEELESQLQELKNQLETLKEDYQRYIAASNALKQERSKSLVLEELEEIHKKILDLTKEEEALVSNI encoded by the coding sequence ATGATACTAAAGAGGATTACTATGAAGAATTTCCTCTCACATAAGGACACAAAAATCGATTTTCCTCTTGGTGTTACAGTCTTCATAGGGCCTAATGGCGCTGGAAAAACATCAATAATAGATGCTATTTTTGTAGCACTCTTTAATACACCGCCACGTGGAGATAAGTTTGATGATATTATCTACAGGGGAGAAAGAGAAGCGAAAATAGAACTAGAATTTGAAGAAGGCGGAATCCCATACAAAATTGTTTGGAGAAGAAAAAAGGGAAGGAGTTCCCCAACTTATGAACTTTATCGGCTTGATAGGAACATGCTTATTGCACATGGGGTAAAAGCAGTTAAAAAAGAAGTTGAAAATATTATCGGTATCGAAAAAGACTCGGCTGTTAACTCAATACTCATAAGACAGGGGGAGATAACGTCTTTACTAGACCAAGCGCCAGCAAAAAGGAAAGAAATCATCGGAAAACTGCTTGGGTTAGATCGACTCGAAACTGCTTGGAAAACTATGAATGAGGTAATAAACTATTTCAAAGAGGAACTTAGAGAATATGAGGAATATGAATTCGAGTATTCTTACAAAACTAAGGAACTCCAACAAAAAACTGAAGAACTTCAAAGGCTATCTCGTGAAATAGAAACTTTAAAGAAACAGATTGTTACTCTCGAAGAAAAGCTGGAGAATATGCAACAGATTAAAGATAGCCTAGAGAACAAGAAAAAGAGGTATGAAGAATTAACTAAAGATATTGTAATACTTCAGGTAAAGATTAAACAAACTAAGGAGAAAGTTGAAAAACTTAAAAGTGAGCTTGCAGAAGCAGAAAAGGCTAAAGAACTAGCTGAAAAGCTTGAAAGTGAAGTTAAGAAATTGAGTCTTCTTGAGCAATTAAAGGATATTTTAGCTAAACTTGATTCACTAAATCAACAAAAAGAAGCTTTAGAAAGAGAACTGGATAAAATAAATCGTCTAGAGCAGGAAATAAGAGATACAGAAGACAAATATCGCCAATATGTGGAGATTGAGGAAAAGATTAAAGAAATAGAAGATGAGGTTTCTATCTTACAGCCTAAACGTCAAGATAAAGTTCAGATTGAAGAAACCATAAAACGAGTGGAGGATCAGATTAAAGCCCTTAATGAAGAGTTTCAGCAAGTATTAACTGAACTAAATAAGTACAAGATAGAGCTTTCAGCAATACCAAAGGAATATGAAGCAAAAACTCCAGCAGAAATAGATAGTGAAATTGCTGGCGAAAAGGCCAAGATTGAACAATTGAAGAAAGAAATAGAACGTCAAATTAGAGAATTAGAAAAAGCTAAAAGTGCTAAAGAAGAAGCAGAAAAACTAAAGCCTTTAGTAGATTTATTGGAAAAGCTTAAACAGCTTTGGGAAATTCGTTCTAAAATAGATTCCCTTTCAAAAGATTTAGAGCACTTAAACAGAATTTTACAAGATATCAATGAGAAAAAAAGCGAACTTGAAAAGAGTAGAGATGGATATGAGGAATACCTCTTGCTGGAAAAGGAAATCGAGAGCCTAGAGAAGCAGAAGTCTGAGCTATTGTCCTATCGTTCTGAAGTTCAGAAACTACAAGCTATGATAGATGAAAAGAAGAAACAGCTACAAATTCTTCAAGGAGACGCTAACAAATTGGAAGCTGAAATCAAAATGTACCTCAATGAAATCACTCCAGAAGCTAAACAACAGAAGATTACTGAAATTCAACAGCAAATTAAACAACTAAAAGGTGAATTATTGCAAAAAAGGAACAAAATTGCTGAATTTAAGAGCAGAATAAAGGAAATAGAGGAGTATCTAAACATTCTTGGAGATGCCAATGAATGTCCTGTATGTCATCAAAAGTTAACCCCTGAACACCGCCAAAAAGTTAAGGATGAATTCTCAGCAGAAAAAGCTGAAAAAGAAAAAATGATTCAGCAACTAGAATCTGAAACACTAACATTGGAAGAAGAAATTGAAAAACTTGAAGACCTTTTGATTACAATTGAGAAGCTTGATGTTAAGAGATACTTGGAGTACCAAAAGAAGATTCAAGAGATATCAACAGAACTCAAGAAGCTTGAGGAGAAACTTTCCCAAGCAGAGGAAAAAGTCAATATGCTCAAGCACCTTGAAGAAGTACTTCTGCAAAAACTTCAACGCAAAAAGGAAGTTGAACCTGATTATTGGGGTTATCTAAGTGCAGAAGAAGAACTAAAATCACTGTTGAAGAAGTATCCAGAAGAAAAAATAAAGGAACAATACAAGGGCATTGAGGAAGAGCTTGCAGAATATCATCAAAAGGAATCAGCACTTATTGAGGCCATAGGACAGTTGCCGGAGAACCTTGAAAGTGAGATTAAAGCTCTTGAAGAAAAGAAAGAGCAGTTTATTCAGTTAAAGACAAAGGCTCAGCGTATTCCAATTATTGAAGACGATATTTCTAAATTAAAACAAGAAATTCACGAAATAGAAACTTGGAAAATTCCAATGTTATTAGCAATTAAGAAGTTACTTTTAGAAAAAGCACTAAGGGAGTTAAATGAAGACATATCTAGGCTTAATGAGAAACTCAAGTTGATTCTCAAAGATATCGAGCATCTCGAAGAGCTCGAAAGTCAATTGCAAGAACTCAAGAACCAGTTGGAAACTCTAAAAGAGGACTATCAACGATACATAGCAGCTTCTAATGCTTTAAAGCAAGAACGTTCAAAGTCACTAGTCTTGGAAGAACTTGAGGAAATTCATAAAAAAATTTTAGATCTCACAAAGGAGGAAGAAGCTTTAGTTTCTAATATTTGA
- a CDS encoding AAA family ATPase, producing MKEAYIRATEKSKDIDSIKEELKKEELELESLMKELDSKNKELKDLAYSQEEFEKIQKEVQNLSAEVSRLKGTLSEKIQQKEKLETEIKELLHDITELEKQLQKIEKIRKFIADLERIRGAYHKDGVQKLLRKKIAPVISELATNYIESFNMDITDIYLSEDFDISVTKNSVDVPISLLSGGEKVAVALSLRLAIARVLARRLSVVIMDEPTTHLDEERRRDLVEILGKFFKAENTVPQIIIVTHHRELEDVADTVYLVQKVDGISKVIESSSL from the coding sequence GTGAAAGAGGCATACATTCGTGCTACTGAGAAGAGCAAAGACATAGATTCCATAAAAGAGGAATTGAAAAAAGAAGAATTGGAACTTGAATCATTAATGAAAGAACTTGACTCAAAAAACAAAGAGCTTAAAGACCTTGCATATTCTCAAGAAGAATTTGAAAAGATACAGAAAGAAGTTCAAAATCTTTCAGCAGAGGTTAGTAGATTAAAGGGTACATTATCTGAGAAAATTCAACAAAAGGAGAAACTTGAAACGGAGATTAAAGAATTACTGCATGATATTACTGAGTTGGAGAAACAGCTTCAAAAAATTGAAAAAATCCGGAAGTTCATAGCGGATTTAGAGCGTATTAGGGGTGCATACCACAAAGATGGGGTTCAAAAGCTCCTCCGCAAAAAGATTGCTCCAGTAATATCTGAATTAGCCACAAATTACATTGAGAGTTTCAATATGGACATAACAGACATTTACCTTTCTGAGGACTTTGATATTTCCGTTACTAAAAACTCTGTAGATGTTCCAATATCTCTCCTTAGTGGTGGTGAGAAAGTTGCTGTGGCTCTTTCGTTGAGATTAGCGATTGCGAGGGTTCTCGCAAGAAGGCTTTCAGTGGTAATAATGGATGAACCAACAACGCATTTAGATGAAGAAAGAAGGAGAGATTTAGTAGAAATTCTCGGAAAGTTCTTTAAAGCTGAGAATACAGTGCCACAAATAATTATTGTAACCCACCATAGAGAGCTTGAAGACGTGGCAGATACAGTGTACCTTGTCCAAAAGGTTGACGGAATTTCAAAAGTTATTGAAAGTTCTTCTTTGTAA
- the gltA gene encoding NADPH-dependent glutamate synthase: protein MPKLIKERVPTPERSPEERIKDFKEVNLGYTWELALKEAERCLQCPKNYAPCIKGCPVNIDIPGFIGALRKYRDDPDRAVREALKIIWACNSLPAITGRVCPQEEQCEGVCVVGKVGDAVNIGKLERFVADYAREHGIEENLLREQVGEIERNGKKVAVIGAGPAGLTCAAELAKMGYEVTIFEALHKPGGVLIYGIPEFRLPKEIVERELAKLKELGVKIETNVLVGKTITFEELREEFDAIFIGTGAGTPRIFPWPGVNLNGIYSANEFLTRVNLMKAYEFPEYDTPIKVGKKVAVIGGGNTAMDAARSALRLGAEVWILYRRTRKEMTAREEEIKHAEEEGVNFMFLVSPKRFIGDENGNLKAIELEKMKLGEPDESGRRRPIPTGETVTMEFDTAIIAIGQTPNKIFYQSVPGLKVDKWGRIIVDENLMTSIPGVFAGGDAIRGEATVILAMGDGRKAAKAIHEYLSSSS from the coding sequence ATGCCTAAGCTTATTAAGGAGAGGGTTCCCACTCCTGAAAGATCACCTGAGGAGAGGATTAAGGACTTCAAGGAAGTTAATCTTGGCTACACTTGGGAATTGGCTTTAAAGGAAGCTGAGAGATGCTTGCAGTGTCCTAAGAATTATGCACCCTGTATTAAGGGATGTCCTGTTAACATAGACATCCCAGGATTCATCGGAGCCTTAAGGAAGTACAGGGATGATCCTGATAGGGCCGTTAGGGAAGCGTTAAAAATTATCTGGGCTTGTAATTCTCTTCCCGCAATTACGGGTAGGGTTTGTCCTCAGGAGGAGCAGTGTGAGGGAGTTTGTGTCGTCGGAAAGGTTGGAGATGCCGTAAACATAGGAAAACTCGAAAGGTTCGTCGCAGATTACGCAAGAGAACACGGAATTGAGGAGAACCTCTTGAGGGAGCAAGTTGGAGAGATAGAGAGAAATGGTAAGAAGGTTGCTGTTATTGGTGCTGGGCCTGCTGGCTTGACATGTGCAGCCGAGCTGGCGAAGATGGGCTATGAGGTAACGATATTCGAGGCACTCCACAAGCCCGGAGGAGTTCTAATTTACGGAATTCCAGAGTTTAGGCTACCGAAGGAGATAGTTGAGAGGGAATTAGCGAAGCTTAAGGAGCTTGGCGTTAAGATAGAGACCAATGTTCTCGTGGGCAAAACGATAACATTTGAAGAGCTAAGAGAGGAGTTCGATGCCATATTCATAGGAACGGGTGCAGGAACACCGAGAATATTCCCATGGCCTGGGGTTAATCTTAACGGCATCTATTCTGCCAACGAATTCCTGACGAGGGTCAACCTGATGAAGGCCTATGAGTTCCCCGAATATGACACTCCAATAAAGGTTGGGAAGAAGGTTGCCGTGATAGGTGGAGGAAACACCGCCATGGATGCCGCGAGGTCAGCCCTTAGGTTAGGGGCGGAGGTCTGGATCCTCTACAGGAGGACAAGGAAGGAAATGACTGCGAGAGAGGAAGAAATAAAGCATGCTGAGGAAGAAGGAGTAAATTTCATGTTCTTAGTTTCTCCAAAGAGGTTCATTGGAGACGAAAACGGCAACCTCAAGGCCATAGAGCTTGAGAAAATGAAGCTTGGCGAGCCCGACGAGAGTGGAAGGAGAAGGCCAATTCCCACTGGGGAAACAGTTACCATGGAGTTCGATACCGCGATAATAGCCATAGGCCAAACTCCAAACAAGATATTCTACCAGAGCGTTCCTGGGCTTAAGGTTGATAAGTGGGGCAGGATAATTGTGGATGAGAACCTAATGACCTCCATCCCGGGAGTTTTCGCTGGTGGAGATGCAATTAGAGGTGAAGCTACCGTTATCTTGGCTATGGGAGACGGAAGGAAAGCAGCAAAAGCAATACATGAGTATCTCAGCTCAAGCTCTTGA
- a CDS encoding sulfide/dihydroorotate dehydrogenase-like FAD/NAD-binding protein, which produces MYKILRKERLAPGINLFEIEAPRVAKHAKPGQFVIVRLHEKGERIPLTIADVDISKGSVTIVVQEVGKTTHELGTYNEGDYILDFLGPLGKPSHIDKFGTVVMVGGGVGVAEIYPVAKAMKEAGNYVISILGFRTRDLVFWEEKLREVSDEVIVTTNDGSYGMKGFTTHALQKLIDEGRKIDLVHAVGPVVMMKAVAELTKPYGIKTVASLNPIMVDGTGMCGACRVTVGGEIKFACVDGPEFDAHLVDWDELMKRLTYYRDLELISFEKWKRERGMI; this is translated from the coding sequence GTGTACAAAATTTTACGGAAAGAACGGCTTGCTCCCGGCATCAATCTCTTTGAGATAGAGGCTCCAAGAGTAGCCAAACATGCCAAACCAGGGCAGTTTGTGATCGTAAGATTGCACGAAAAGGGTGAAAGAATACCCTTGACAATTGCCGACGTTGACATAAGTAAAGGTTCAGTTACAATAGTTGTTCAGGAGGTCGGAAAGACAACTCATGAGCTGGGCACGTACAATGAGGGGGATTACATTTTGGACTTCCTGGGACCCTTAGGAAAACCAAGCCATATAGACAAGTTCGGAACTGTTGTGATGGTAGGAGGGGGAGTTGGAGTTGCCGAGATATACCCAGTTGCAAAGGCTATGAAAGAAGCTGGTAACTACGTGATTTCAATCCTAGGTTTCAGAACAAGGGATCTGGTTTTCTGGGAGGAGAAACTAAGAGAGGTCAGTGATGAGGTGATAGTAACGACAAACGACGGGAGCTATGGAATGAAGGGTTTCACAACTCACGCTCTCCAGAAGCTAATCGATGAGGGCAGGAAAATTGACTTAGTGCATGCAGTCGGTCCAGTAGTTATGATGAAGGCCGTCGCGGAGCTCACAAAACCTTACGGGATAAAGACTGTTGCTAGCCTGAATCCAATAATGGTAGATGGAACTGGAATGTGTGGAGCATGTAGGGTTACGGTAGGGGGAGAGATAAAGTTTGCATGTGTCGATGGACCGGAATTCGATGCTCACCTGGTTGATTGGGACGAGCTAATGAAGAGGTTGACCTACTACAGAGATTTGGAGTTAATAAGCTTTGAGAAGTGGAAGAGAGAAAGGGGGATGATTTGA
- the shyB gene encoding NAD(P)-dependent hydrogenase/sulfhydrogenase 2 subunit beta produces the protein MRYVKLSAENFSPFFEALKELGKIYGPVKRNSTYTFVQVDNVKELSLDYTRTILPPKKFFVKPRDKLFRLKKENWEDIKDGESFVLFGVHSCDIHGLKILDKVYLGDPPDPYYKSRRENAFIVGISCMPDEYCFCKSLGTDFAMDGFDLFLHELPDGWLVRVGSVKGHEVVWENQELFEEVTEEDLKHFKEFEEKRAKAFKRSLNKEGLADILDLAFNSQVWKKYAEKCLGCGNCTLVCPTCRCYEVCDNWIRAYEAVRERRYDSCFMPTHGLVAGGHNFRPTRLDRFRHRYYCKSYFDPSAGFNCVGCGRCDEFCPARIEHVRVLEEVREGLL, from the coding sequence ATGAGGTACGTTAAGCTTTCTGCTGAAAACTTTTCCCCATTTTTTGAGGCCCTCAAAGAACTTGGCAAAATATATGGTCCAGTGAAACGTAACTCAACGTATACATTTGTACAAGTTGACAATGTTAAAGAGCTAAGCCTAGATTACACGAGAACAATACTCCCTCCCAAGAAGTTCTTCGTAAAACCCAGGGACAAGCTATTCAGACTAAAAAAGGAAAATTGGGAAGATATAAAGGATGGAGAGAGCTTTGTCCTCTTCGGAGTTCACTCATGCGACATCCACGGGCTCAAGATTCTAGATAAAGTCTACCTTGGAGATCCCCCAGACCCATACTACAAGTCGCGAAGGGAGAACGCGTTCATAGTTGGGATAAGCTGCATGCCCGATGAGTACTGCTTCTGCAAGAGCTTAGGCACGGATTTCGCTATGGACGGCTTTGACCTCTTCCTTCACGAGTTGCCAGATGGCTGGCTCGTCAGGGTAGGAAGCGTCAAGGGACATGAAGTAGTATGGGAAAACCAGGAGCTGTTTGAAGAAGTTACAGAGGAAGATCTAAAGCACTTCAAGGAATTCGAAGAGAAGAGAGCTAAGGCGTTCAAGAGGAGCCTAAACAAAGAGGGATTAGCAGATATACTTGATTTAGCTTTCAACAGTCAGGTGTGGAAGAAGTATGCTGAGAAGTGCTTAGGCTGTGGAAACTGCACCCTTGTTTGTCCAACGTGCAGATGCTATGAGGTCTGCGACAACTGGATTAGAGCTTATGAAGCCGTGAGGGAGAGGAGATACGATTCATGCTTCATGCCCACACATGGGTTAGTTGCGGGAGGCCACAACTTCAGGCCTACCCGATTGGACAGATTTAGGCACCGCTACTACTGCAAGAGCTACTTTGATCCTTCTGCAGGCTTCAACTGTGTTGGCTGTGGCAGGTGTGATGAATTCTGTCCGGCGAGAATAGAGCACGTAAGGGTTCTTGAGGAGGTTCGGGAGGGATTGTTATGA
- the shyC gene encoding NAD(P)-dependent hydrogenase/sulfhydrogenase 2 subunit gamma, giving the protein MNPYQSYDAKIIEIRELTSREKLFTLRFTDREVEEGFTFKPGQFVIVDLRGYGEFPISLCSPPTRKPIQLCIRRAGRLTRFIHKFGEGDSVGIRGPYGNGFPLEKMEGANLILVAGGLGMAPLRSVLWYAIDTGKFEKIYLFYGTKSYEDILFRDEIIYLLKHGEKLNCHVKLAYEVETPSCIYLEKGFSEKVCKGVVTDLFRGEEFDVNNSYALICGPPVMYKFVIRELLDRGLSPGRIYMTLERRMKCGIGKCGHCVVGTSVSMKYICKDGPVFTYWDALSTRGLI; this is encoded by the coding sequence ATGAACCCGTATCAAAGCTACGATGCCAAGATAATCGAGATTAGAGAGCTCACATCGAGGGAAAAGCTCTTTACCCTCCGCTTCACCGACAGGGAAGTTGAAGAAGGCTTTACCTTCAAGCCCGGACAGTTCGTGATAGTCGACCTGAGGGGCTACGGAGAGTTTCCTATTAGTCTCTGCTCCCCACCAACGAGGAAGCCGATACAGCTCTGCATAAGGAGGGCTGGAAGATTAACTAGGTTCATTCACAAATTTGGGGAAGGAGATTCAGTAGGAATAAGGGGACCTTACGGCAACGGCTTTCCGCTGGAGAAGATGGAGGGAGCAAACCTCATCTTGGTGGCCGGCGGTTTAGGAATGGCCCCATTACGCTCCGTCCTGTGGTACGCAATTGACACTGGCAAATTCGAGAAGATATACCTCTTCTACGGGACGAAGAGCTATGAGGATATACTCTTTAGGGACGAGATAATTTACCTGCTTAAGCACGGAGAAAAGCTCAACTGCCACGTTAAACTCGCTTATGAAGTTGAAACTCCCTCATGCATCTACCTCGAAAAGGGGTTCTCGGAGAAGGTGTGCAAGGGAGTTGTTACGGACTTATTCAGGGGAGAAGAGTTCGACGTTAACAACTCTTATGCATTAATTTGTGGTCCGCCTGTTATGTACAAGTTCGTGATTAGGGAGCTTCTGGATAGAGGACTCTCCCCAGGAAGAATATACATGACCCTCGAGAGGAGGATGAAGTGCGGAATTGGAAAGTGCGGTCATTGTGTCGTTGGAACAAGTGTTTCTATGAAGTACATCTGCAAAGACGGGCCCGTCTTCACTTACTGGGATGCACTCTCAACGAGGGGGTTGATATGA
- the shyD gene encoding NAD(P)-dependent hydrogenase/sulfhydrogenase 2 subunit delta codes for MKLAIFELTDCGGCALNVLFLYDRLFDILEFYEIVEFHMASSSRSKEKVDVALVTGTVSTQRDLEVLREARNRSEYLIALGTCATHGSVQGSVENAKEAFRRIYGHVKGPTKVLEPRPITEYVPVDFAIPGCPYNKEEMFQVLMNLARGVEPVAKDYPVCLECKLNEYECVLLKKGIPCLGPVTAGGCNAQCPALGLGCIGCRGPSMDANVPGLVEVLKEILPEEEIARKLRTFTRW; via the coding sequence ATGAAGTTGGCCATTTTCGAGCTTACCGACTGTGGAGGTTGTGCCCTCAACGTACTCTTCCTGTACGATAGGCTATTTGATATCCTCGAGTTCTACGAGATAGTCGAGTTTCACATGGCGAGCTCAAGCAGGAGTAAGGAGAAGGTCGATGTAGCCCTTGTAACTGGTACCGTTTCAACGCAGAGAGATCTCGAAGTTCTTAGGGAGGCTAGGAATAGGAGTGAGTACCTGATAGCCCTGGGAACCTGCGCAACCCACGGTAGCGTTCAAGGGAGCGTTGAGAATGCGAAGGAGGCATTTAGACGAATATACGGACATGTTAAGGGGCCGACGAAAGTTCTCGAGCCAAGGCCAATAACTGAGTACGTCCCCGTTGACTTCGCAATTCCGGGATGTCCATACAATAAGGAGGAAATGTTCCAGGTTTTGATGAACCTAGCAAGGGGAGTGGAGCCAGTTGCAAAGGACTACCCTGTCTGCCTTGAGTGCAAGCTCAACGAGTACGAGTGCGTCCTCTTGAAGAAGGGTATCCCATGTCTTGGACCTGTAACGGCTGGAGGGTGCAATGCCCAGTGTCCAGCCCTGGGGTTAGGATGCATAGGGTGTAGGGGGCCTTCAATGGATGCAAACGTTCCTGGACTCGTTGAGGTTCTGAAGGAGATCCTGCCAGAGGAAGAAATTGCAAGGAAGCTTAGGACGTTCACGAGGTGGTAG